A portion of the Podospora pseudoanserina strain CBS 124.78 chromosome 2, whole genome shotgun sequence genome contains these proteins:
- a CDS encoding hypothetical protein (COG:S; antiSMASH:Cluster_5; EggNog:ENOG503Q4XA) — MAGSENKQATQLLQAQRAQIRDEQTFGWLRNRFSSQAGTEFSHREINKVLTEVVESDGSLGVVKALLSLGADVNFVRRRNSTTWTKIAQRHQNNERSDILLRATIKCRPETVHVLAAHADQQNLDSVLHHAIARGNLAIIRTLLDHGASPVYLHDDFQGAVFRDNVDLIEVLLSGHHLPCLACRSTGLRLAVANGSVDVIRLLLNHWADVNYGDGIALIRAVEDSRPDLVAALISGPVKASPRTLDTAVNKATNNLDTFGYEMVGMCLAAGAAGPATTHLITDGLIETIRRRDVQLLETIIRHRRIPEEYEGFALVETIRTGQVDVLAMLLGLDPSSQSLTIAVSQAVKVNDNDERYGIIERLIDAGAQGPCVAEALISIVHCLVSDSKRGDSAARDRDLCLFNLILYDGKADVNHRKGEALQVAVRSSCEDIAEQIVDREPSPEALGAALGWAMGTEDKDQKRRLVELLVRHPIDEVASGKALVEVFKNDFGNTELIQLLLTRASVNYNNGEVFIYAIRSFRPETFHLVLGQGISYKALFTLLMEALRAPRTDRRALLGEVMSRLQLDHLNMALKHVVLEPKPDLALAKTLLDSGAEPTHDNGVCIKNAACNLERDLLHLLAGYAGKVPELFTQAFAAILSRGKQWIAFEHVDTIRIILKHGASPQIASRAMMDVVDQLACNNDQATLSRAFLDSLFAAGADVNCENGKAVGTAASRGDPLLLDYLLKQKADATSATLALSAAIMAHHSESVLLQILNVMAQPGLPTDFNHSLPGMPHPPIILILKSYGDSVAIVHRLVRAGCRLESTVWAVCDTEKDAQAEVEPVTVLMWALLQKDEMISKDVIEALICHGCKYLASCDNKDILTELADLSYTTPVSKTTPFLVAVKSGRVDVVEMLLSYGAKVSVKDNLGRSSLFFASRAGDIDMMKTLLQHNPSVNDGSLHEAARNFHPEAMKLLLDAGHDANYRSTKHGGRTALGEVALKATTPHDIALADESLDILASVDASPLLKVRGKTVIFLALDNQNNEAITRVLLDRLLYKTLNSHENTFQEGIYHYSPTMYIMKGILLGPRSPALVQMLQDHGVEDRFYATIEETQPADAVGLPEEIRDYERERRAWEQRNRRVEESHGNELRRVTEKATVHAQIEEQKHSRSVRYKEEHSQQGRKERSLNHQQATFLKADRHQNDSQIKISEANVQSGVRWQKHNDNLAMADQKRSASLAHRQRAHVQHIEERRQKNTVALEHKELRHAKSLAQMQDLHRQRWEEKENFNYQQLQFQSQRKLQEAEFRQRQREANLNAYAVRNQIDGEGARGRHELKMTELRTQRGNIIGQVNLEELRRWKQEGGMAGQVQGQAQRLLA, encoded by the exons ATGGCCGGTAGTGAGAACAAACAGGCAActcagctcctccaggcTCAGCGAGCCCAGATCCGTGACGAACAAACATTCGGCTGGCTCCGAAACCGATTTTCATCTCAGGCTGGCACAGAGTTCAGCCACCGCGAGATCAACAAGGTCTTGACCGAGGTGGTAGAGTCAGATGGGTCGCTAGGGGTTGTCAAGGCTTTGCTCTCCCTTGGTGCCGACGTCAACTTTGTCCGCCGCCGAAACTCAACCACATGGACCAAGATTGCTCAACGACATCAGAACAATGAGCGGAGTGATATCCTTCTCCGCGCCACCATCAAATGCCGACCGGAAACAGTCCATGTTCTCGCAGCCCATGCCGACCAGCAGAATCTCGACAGTGTCCTCCATCACGCGATAGCCAGGGGCAACTTGGCGATTATCCGTACACTGTTGGATCACGGAGCAAGCCCTGTTTACCTACACGATGATTTTCAGGGCGCCGTTTTCCGCGACAACGTGGATCTCATCGAGGTTCTCCTCTCGGGACATCATCTGCCGTGCCTGGCCTGCCGGTCGACTGGACTTCGACTGGCGGTAGCAAATGGCTCGGTCGATGTCATACGTCTTTTGCTGAACCACTGGGCAGACGTCAACTATGGTGATGGTATCGCACTTATCCGCGCTGTGGAGGATTCTCGACCAGATCTCGTGGCGGCATTGATCTCTGGACCAGTGAAGGCCTCGCCACGAACTCTAGACACAGCTGTCAATAAGgcaaccaacaaccttgaCACCTTTGGCTATGAGATGGTAGGAATGTGCTTGGCAGCCGGTGCGGCTGGTCCAGCGACGACACACCTGATCACGGACGGCTTAATCGAGACCATAAGACGGCGGGATGTTCAGCTCCTGGAAACCATCATCCGACACAGACGAATCCCCGAAGAGTACGAAGGTTTTGCGTTGGTGGAAACAATCCGGACTGGTCAAGTGGACGTTTTGGCCATGCTTCTTGGGCTGGACCCCTCCTCGCAGAGTCTTACGATTGCAGTTTCGCAGGCCGTGAAAGTCAACGACAACGATGAGCGATACGGGATTATTGAACGTCTGATTGATGCGGGAGCCCAAGGTCCCTGTGTGGCAGAAGCGCTGATCAGCATTGTCCATTGTCTGGTTTCTGACTCTAAGCGTGGCGATAGCGCTGCGAGGGACAGGGACCTGTGTCTATTTAATCTGATCCTGTATGACGGAAAGGCCGATGTCAACCATCGAAAGGGCGAGGCTTTGCAAGTCGCTGTACGATCCTCATGTGAGGATATCGCAGAACAAATTGTGGACCGAGAGCCATCACCGGAGGCACTTGGTGCCGCGCTTGGCTGGGCGATGGGTACTGAGGACAAGGATCAGAAACGCCGTCTGGTTGAACTACTGGTTCGCCACCCTATCGACGAAGTTGCCAGTGGGAAAGCGTTGGTGGAAGTGTTCAAGAACGACTTTGGCAATAC GGAGTTGATACAACTACTTCTCACACGTGCATCGGTAAACTACAACAATGGAGAGGTCTTTATTTACGCAATCCGAAGCTTTCGCCCCGAGACCTTTCACTTGGTTCTAGGTCAAGGTATCAGTTACAAGGCCTTGTTCACGCTACTCATGGAGGCGCTCCGTGCCCCAAGAACGGATAGGAGGGCGTTGTTGGGTGAGGTCATGAGTCGGCTTCAGCTTGATCATCTCAATATGGCGCTCAAACATGTGGTTTTGGAACCAAAACCGGATTTGGCACTCGCTAAAACGCTACTTGACTCTGGGGCAGAGCCAACTCATGACAATGGCGTGTGTATCAAGAACGCGGCTTGTAATCTTGAACGTGACCTGTTGCATCTATTGGCAGGGTACGCTGGGAAGGTTCCGGAGCTTTTTACACAGGCCTTTGCCGCTATTCTCAGCCGAGGCAAGCAGTGGATTGCGTTTGAACATGTCGACACTATCAGAATTATTTTGAAACATGGCGCTTCCCCCCAGATTGCCAGCAGGGCGATGATGGACGTGGTGGACCAGCTCGCTTGTAACAATGATCAAGCTACTTTGTCAAGGGCCTTTCTGGACAGTCTCTTTGCCGCGGGAGCCGACGTAAACTGCGAAAACGGAAAGGCTGTTGGCACGGCGGCATCAAGGGGcgaccctctcctcctcgattACTTGTTGAAGCAAAAAGCCGATGCAACTTCCGCAACACTGGCTCTTTCTGCCGCCATTATGGCTCACCACTCTGAGTCTGTTCTTCTCCAAATTCTCAACGTCATGGCTCAACCAGGTTTGCCTACCGACTTCAATCATTCCCTTCCCGGCATGCCGCACCCCCCGATCATTCTCATTCTCAAGTCTTATGGAGACTCGGTTGCGATTGTCCATCGTCTGGTGAGGGCTGGATGTCGTCTAGAGTCTACTGTTTGGGCCGTTTGTGACACAGAAAAGGATGCTCAGGCCGAGGTTGAGCCTGTCACTGTGCTGATGTGGGCACTGTTGCAAAAGGATGAGATGATTAGCAAAGATGTTATTGAAGCTCTCATCTGCCATGGATGTAAGTATCTCGCCTCTTGTGACAACAAAGACATTCTAACGGAATTAGCCGATCTTTCATACACCACCCCGGTCTCGAAAACGACGCCCTTTCTCGTGGCTGTCAAATCTGGGAGAGTTGATGTTGTGGAGATGCTCCTCAGCTACGGGGCCAAGGTCAGCGTGAAGGATAACCTTGGTCGGTCGTCGCTCTTCTTCGCGTCTCGCGCAGGGGACATCGATATGATGAAGACGCTGCTTCAACATAACCCTTCTGTTAATGACGGGAGTCTCCATGAGGCGGCTCGCAACTTTCACCCTGAAGCGATGAAGTTGCTTCTCGATGCTGGTCACGATGCCAATTATCGTTCCACGAAGCATGGCGGCCGAACTGCACTGGGCGAGGTTGCTCTCAAGGCAACAACGCCGCATGACATTGCCCTTGCGGATGAAAGTCTTGACATTCTCGCCTCTGTCGATGCCAGCCCTCTGCTCAAGGTGCGCGGCAAAACTGTCATATTCCTCGCCCTGGATAATCAGAACAACGAGGCCATCACGCGAGTTCTGCTCGATCGACTGCTTTACAAGACCCTCAACAGTCACGAGAATACGTTCCAGGAGGGCATCTATCACTATTCTCCGACGATGTACATCATGAAAGGGATCCTCCTTGGCCCGCGCTCGCCGGCCTTGGTACAAATGCTTCAGGACCACGGTGTTGAGGACAGGTTCTATGCCACCATCGAAGAGACGCAGCCAGCTGATGCTGTTGGCCTCCCAGAAGAGATTCGCGATTATGAGCGGGAGCGACGAGCCTGGGAGCAGCGCAATCGTCGTGTGGAGGAAAGTCACGGTAATGAGCTGAGACGGGTGACGGAAAAGGCGACGGTGCACGCCCAGATTGAGGAGCAAAAGCACAGCCGCAGCGTGCGATACAAAGAGGAACACTCCCAACAGGGGCGCAAGGAACGCAGCTTGAACCACCAGCAGGCAACTTTCCTCAAGGCAGATCGACATCAGAACGACTCGCAGATCAAGATCAGTGAGGCGAATGTTCAATCGGGGGTCCGATGGCAGAAACATAACGATAATCTCGCCATGGCGGACCAGAAACGGAGTGCGTCTTTGGCTCATCGCCAACGGGCCCATGTGCAGCATATTGAAGAGCGCAGACAGAAGAACACTGTCGCGCTAGAGCACAAGGAGCTGAGACATGCAAAGAGTTTGGCGCAGATGCAGGATTTGCATAGGcagaggtgggaggagaaggaaaactTTAACTATCAACAGTTGCAGTTTCAGAGTCAGAGGAAGTTGCAGGAGGCGGAGTTtaggcagaggcagagggaggcgaaCTTGAATGCGTATGCGGTGAGGAATCAgattgatggggagggggccagGGGGAGGCATGAGTTGAAGATGACGGAGTTGAGGACACAGAGGGGGAATATTATTGGGCAGGTTAacttggaggagttgaggaggtggaagcaggagggggggatggctGGGCAGGTACAGGGACAGGCACAGAGGTTGTTGGCGTAG
- a CDS encoding hypothetical protein (EggNog:ENOG503NUY9; COG:U; SMCOG1005:Drug resistance transporter; SMCOG1005: EmrB/QacA; antiSMASH:Cluster_5) — protein MITAPEYFLSKATELFSLRGCFPLDITTARMTSSDIERHDTDDNELLNSIRDDQPLLRAPDEETWSPPRGFLWIQVAIMSNVFLYGFDGTITAATYAIISSEFDAANNASWLTTSYLLTSTAFQPLYGRVSDIFGRRVCFFISTVTFALGCLGCGVAGNVVLLNCMRALTGFGGGGLMTMATIVNSDMIPFRKRGMYQALQNGMFGFGAICGASFGGTIADGIGWRWCFLLQVPISTFALVVGALVIKNPEGGFDLGQGVRDIWTKVDFSGALLLVLAISIQLVGLSLGGNELPWGSPWVIASLVGSAVFFVLFLVVESRTRAIPIIPLRLIKGKFPLLVEFANICVGLSAYAYLFNLPLFFQVVLLDSATAAGARLAIPSLATPIGGLIAGVVMSRWGKLLTLVRTGAFLMVIGNALVTSLGFEDSAWKYYVYIFPANLGQGIVYPGILFTSLATFDHADHAVSASTVYLIRSLGTVYGVAVTSAILQTTLSIRLPDALGEIPDKWRIVEEIRHSVSAIRDLPPDIQLKARHVYFEGLRYSFATSTAVAVAAVCAALLAKGSNLRSTT, from the exons ATGATCACGGCGCCAGAATATTTTCTCTCCAAGGCGACAGAATTGTTCAGTCTCAGAGGCTGCTTCCCACTTGACATCACGACAGCGAGAATGACGTCATCAGATATAGAGAGGCACGACACGGACGACAATGAGCTCCTCAACAGCATCAGAGAcgaccaacccctccttcgTGCCCCAGACGAGGAAACATGGTCGCCCCCTCGGGGGTTCCTCTGGATACAAGTCGCCATCATGTCGAATGTTTTCCTGTACGGATTcgacggcaccatcaccgcaGCGACCTACGCCATCATCAGCTCCGAATTTGATGCGGCGAACAATGCCTCCTGGCTTACCACGTCGTATCTCCTTACCAGCACTGCGTTCCAGCCGTTGTACGGAAGGGTTTCTGACATCTTTGGCCGCCGCGTGTGCTTCTTCATCTCGACTGTGACTTTTGCATTGGGATGTCTTGGTTGTGGGGTTGCTGGGAATGTGGTGCTGCTTAATTGTATGAGGGCTTTgactgggtttgggggtggtgggttgatgACTATGG CCACCATTGTCAACTCGGATATGATCCCGTTCCGCAAACGGGGTATGTACCAGGCTCTTCAGAACGGCATGTTTGGATTTGGAGCTATTTGTGGTGCTTCTTTTGGTGGAACTATTGCCGATGGTAttggttggagatggtgctTCTTGCTGCAAGTGCCCATCTCTACTtttgctcttgttgttggtgcctTGGTAATCAAGAACCCCGAAGGAGGGTTTGACTTGGGTCAGGGGGTTCGAGATATCTGGACCAAGGTGGATTTTTCGGGCGCACTGCTGCTGGTTTTGGCCATCTCTATTCAGCTTGTTGGTCTGAGTCTTGGGGGGAATGAGCTGCCATGGGGGAGTCCGTGGGTCATTGCCTCCTTGGTGGGTAGTGCCGTTTTCTTCGTCTTATTTCTGGTGGTGGAATCGAGGACTCGggccatccccatcattcCGCTGCGTCTGATCAAGGGCAAATTCCCTTTGCTGGTGGAATTTGCCAATATCTGTGTTGGGTTGTCAGCCTACGCG tACCTCTTCAACCTTCCACTATTCTTTCAAGTTGTGTTGCTGGACTCGGCTACGGCTGCCGGTGCTCGGCTCGCCATCCCATCCCTCGCCACGCCTATTGGCGGCTTGATAGCCGGTGTTGTCATGTCAAGATGGGGCAAGCTCCTCACTCTGGTACGCACTGGAGCGTTCCTCATGGTTATAGGAAACGCCTTGGTGACCTCACTCGGTTTTGAGGATTCAGCTTGGAAGTACTACGTGTACATTTTCCCGGCAAATTTGGGTCAAGGCATTGTTTACCCAGGCATTCTGTTTACCTCTTTAGCTACCTTCGATCATGCCG ACCATGCCGTTTCAGCCTCGACGGTGTACTTGATCCGATCGCTAGGAACAGTCTATGGAGTGGCAGTGACATCTGCAATCCTCCAAACCACGCTCAGCATTCGGTTACCCGATGCTTTGGGCGAGATACCAGATAAATGGAGA ATTGTCGAAGAGATCCGTCATTCGGTGTCGGCCATCCGAGACCTGCCGCCCGACATCCAACTCAAGGCACGACATGTCTACTTTGAAGGCCTTCGATACTCGTTTGCGACATCTACTGCGGTGGCAGTCGCGGCTGTGTGCGCTGCCCTCCTGGCCAAGGGATCGAATCTTAGGAGCACGACATAA